The genomic window GACCAACGACATGGAGCTGATGATCGACGAGCACTGCACCCGCATCATCGCCCGCCGCCAGCCCGCCGCCAGCGACCTGCGCATGATCATGGCGATCTCCCGCGCCGTGGTGGATCTGGAGCGTATCGGCGACGAATCGACCCGCATCTCGCGTCAGGCCATTGAGCTGGTGAAGGGGGGCGAGTCTCCCCGCGGCTACCAGGAAATTCGCCATATCGGCAGCCTGGTACGCGTCATGGTGCGCGATGTCCTGACCGCCTTTGCCCGCAGCGATATCAACCTGGCCTACCAGGTTGCCAAGCAGGACAAGGCCGTGGATCAGGAATACCGTTCAGCCATGCGCTCGCTGGCCACCTACATGATGGAAGACCCGCGCTCCATCAGCAGCGTGCTGAATGTGATCTGGGTGCTGCGCTCGCTCGAGCGTATCGGCGATCACGTCTGCAACCTGGCCGAGCATCTGGTCTATCTGGTCAGCGGCACAGACGTGCGTCATCAAAGCCTGCAGGAAATGCGTCGCACCGTGCGTGAAGAAACCGATGCCCCCGACGACGACGACGACACCTGAGTCGCGTCGCTCACAGGCACAGCATACAATGGCCGCGGTAGCCTAAAGCGCCGCGGCCATTGCCGTTAGGCCGCCGTTTATTAACCCAGCGGGTTAATGCATGAAGCAGGGATGCTTCATCATTGGCCGCAGGCCAATGCGAACACCATCAAAACCAGCATGTCCACGCACCTGCGCCCGTTTTGATGGCGTGACGGACAAATAGGGAGGGAACCTATTTGTCCGCCAGGTTAACAGCAGTAATCGGCGAAGGGCGGGAAGAGCCGGATCAGCCCCTCGCGGCCCAGCGCCCGCAGGTGGGCAATATTGCGCTCGGGGATGGCGTCCGGGTCGGGATAGTGCGCCAGCACGCGGCTCATCTGGCCTTCACGCAGCAGGTGAAACATCGGGTAGGGCGAGCGGTTGGTCCAGTGGCTGATATCGTCGGCCGGCACGCCACCAAAGCGATAGCGCGGATGGAAGCTGGCCAGCTGAAACACGCCCTCCAGCCCGGCCTCGGCGATCAGCGCCTCGCACTGCGCCAGCGCGTCCAGATAATCGTAGAAGTCACCCAGGGCTGTGGGCAGGATCAGCAGCGTGGTGGCAATCTCCTCTTCCGGCGCCTGCTGGATCAGGGCCAGTTCCTGCAGGAAATCACGGGCCACGGCCTCGGCGCTGCACGCCTGTGAAACCGCAAAACGCAGCTGCTCACGCTTGAGTACCGCCGCGGCAAAGGGGCACAGATTCTCCCCCACCACCATGACCTCAACCCAGCGCTCGGTCAGCGCACGTACCTGTTCGGCACTCAATTCTGTCGTCTTTTCGTTCATCGCGCGATGCTACCACAGCCTGGGCACGAAGATGTATGCCCGCGCCCGCTTGAGCCCAGCAACCTGAGTGCTAAGATAGGCCCCTTTCCTGGCCTGGAGCCTGCCGTGACACCCGCTCAAGCCCTGACTCGCAACCATTTCCCGGCCCGCTGGCGCGCCTTCAGGCGACCGTCCCGGCTGGCCGCACCGCAGCCCTGGCGCAACTGGCTGCAGGATCGCGGCAGCCTGACAAAGCGGCTGACACGGGCCAGCCACGGCCAGTTCAGTGTCCGGCTGGTGCGTCTGGGCTATGCCCGTCCGACCCGCTCCGAAGCTCGCGCTCTGGGCATGCCACCAAGGCGCCAGGCGCTGATCCGCGAGGTGCAGCTACTGGGCCAGGGTGAGCCCTGGGTCTATGCCCGCTCGGTGTTTCCCATCGATACCCTGTCTGGGCCCCAGCGTCAGCTCAGGGGCGTGGGCAGCCGCTCCCTGGGGACACTGCTGTTCAGCGACCTGTCGATGCAGCGCGAGCCACTGCAGATCGGCCAGCTGCGCCTGCACGGCAGCGACCCGCTCTGGGCCCGTCGTTCGGTGTTCCGGCTCGCCAACAAGCCCCTGCTGGTGTGCGAGGTGTTCCTGCCCGCGCTCCGGCACGTCGAATATCCCCGCTATCGGAGCCACAACGGATAACGCCCATGCATCAGCCACCCGCTAGCCAAAGTCTGTTCGAGCATCTGCGTGATCGCCTGGACGCCTATATCCAGCTGTCTCGGGTCAACAAGCCAATTGGCATCTACCTGTTGTTGTGGCCGACCTTCTGGGCCCTGTGGATAGCCGCCGACGGCGTGCCGCCACTCGACATACTGCTGATCTTTGCCGCAGGTGTGGTGCTGACCCGCGCCGGTGGCTGTGTTATCAATGACTTCGCCGACCGCAAGGTCGACGGCCATGTGAAACGCACCCAAGCGCGCCCGATACCCTCAGGCCGGGTCAGCAGCCGCGAGGCACTGTACCTGTTCGCCGTGCTGATGATACTGGCGTTCATACTGGTGCTCTATACCAACTACACCACTGTGCTGATGTCATTCGGCGGCCTGCTGCTGGCGTTTTGCTACCCCTTCATGAAGCGTTACACCCACCTGCCCCAAGTCGTGCTCGGCGCCGCCTTCTCCTGGGCCATCCCCATGGCCTTTACCGCGCTGGAAGCCGAACTGATGCCCAATGCCTGGCTGCTGTTTCTGGCCAATCTATTGTGGACCGTGGCCTACGATACCTACTACGCCATGGTGGATCGCGACGACGACCTCAAGATTGGCGTCAAGTCCACCGCCATTCTGTTCGGCGATGCGGACCGGCTGATCATTGGCCTGCTGCAGGGGCTGTCACTGCTGTGCCTGGTACTGGTGGGGCAAAACCTTGGCCTCGGTGCCTGGTACTACGGCGGTCTTGTCGCCGCTGCCGGATTTTTCGTCTACCAGGCCTGGCTCGCCCGCACACGGATGCGCGATGCCTGCTTTCGCGCCTTTCTCAACAACCACTATGCAGGTCTGGTGATCTTTATCGGCCTGGCAGCGGACTACGGACTGGGCACAGGTGCCTGATTGGCGACTTTTAGCTTGAAAAACCAACCAATAGGCGCTGATTACGGCCTTCGTCACATCTCTGTCATAATTTACGTTTGTAATGATGTCGTCTTAATTGCTACGTACAGAGGCAGGACCCATGTCTGCAGCAAAACGTGTACTGATTGTCGACGATGAAGCGCCGATACGTGAAATGATCGCGGTGGCGCTGGAAATGGCCGGCTACGAGTGCCTGGAAGCTGATAACGCCCGCGATGCCCACGAACTGGTCGTGGACAGCCCACCGGACCTGGTGTTGCTGGATTGGATGATGCCCGGCATGACCGGCATCGAATTTGCCCGCAGGTTGCGCAAGGATGCACTCACCGCAGAAATCCCCATCATCATGCTGACCGCCAAGGGCGAAGAGGACAGCAAGGTGAAGGGGCTTGAGGCCGGCGTGGATGACTACATCACCAAGCCCTTCTCGCCACGCGAGCTGGTGGCACGGCTGAAAACGGTCTTGCGCCGCACCACGCCCAAGGGCGTCGAGGAACCGGTCAGCGTGGATGGCCTGATGCTGGATCCCATCTCGCACCGCGTCACCTCCGACGACAAGCCCATTGAACTGGGGCCGACCGAGTTTCGCCTGCTGCAGTTTTTCATGACGCATCAGGATCGCGCCTATTCCCGCAGCCAGCTGCTGGACATGGTCTGGGGCGGCAATGTCTATGTCGAGGAACGTACCGTCGATGTGCATATCCGCCGCCTGAGAAAGGCACTCACCGAGCGTCACGACTACCTGGTGCAAACCGTTCGCGGCACTGGTTACCGTTTCTCTTCCCAGGTGGCATAATTCGCCATCTGACAACCTGGGGCCCAGACGAGTATGCAGAACACGCAGCACGCAATGTTCGTCAGCCTGTGCCTGAGCGCTCTGGCCGGAGCCAGTGCCGGTCTGCTGTTTGGCCTCCCCGCCTGGGGTGCCACTGCCGGTCTGCTGGGCTGGGGCAGCTACCAGATCCGTCAGTTTCAGAAACTGCAGACCTGGCTTCAGCGCAACGATGGTACAGCGCCACCCGAGGCCACCGGTTACTGGGGTGAGCTGCTGGACGAGCTGGCCCGCACCCAAAAGACCGACCGCGGCCGCGAGCAAAGTCTGCAGGCCATTATCCGGCGTTTCCAGCAGTCGTCCGCCGCCCTGCAGGACGGCATCGTCATTGTCGATCGCAACAATAATCTGGAGTGGTGGAACCGTTCGGCGGACAAGCTGCTGGGCCTCAAGGCGTCTTCGGATCGCGGCAAACCGGTGATTAACCTGCTGCGTGATCCGCGCTTTATCCGCTATTTCCGCAAGGGCCAGTATGCCGAGCCACTGGAACTCCCAAGCCCGGTCAATAGCGACCTGCACCTGCAATACCAGATCACCAGCTTCGGCGAAGGCGACCGGCTGCTGGTGGCCCGCGACATCACCCGGCTGCGGCGTTTGGAACAGACCCGGCAGGACTTTGTCGCCAACGCCTCCCACGAGCTGCGCACACCGCTGACGGTCATTCGCGGCTACGTCGAAACCTTTATGGATCAGGACCTGCCGCGCCCGCTGGCCCGTGCCATGGGGCAGATGCAGACCCAGGCAATACGCATGGAGAGTCTGGTCAATGATCTGCTGCTGCTGTCACGGCTGGAGTCCAGCAACCATATCGCCGATGAACACCAGATTCAGCTCAGGCCCATGCTGGAGCAAATTCATCAGGATGCGCAGGTGCTGACGCAAACCCAGCAAAAAGACCATGCCATCAGTCTGCAGCTGGACAGCGATTTCGATCTTGCCGGCCAGGAACTGGAGCTGCACAGCGCTTTCTCGAATCTGGTGTTCAATGCCGTGCGCTACACACCGGCCAGGGGCAGGATAGCCCTGCGCTGGTGGACAGATGCCAGCGGCGGGCACTTCTCAGTCAGCGACGATGGCATCGGTATCGACTCCATCCATATACCGCGTCTGACCGAACGCTTTTACCGCGTCGATGAAAGCCGCTCCTCCTCCAGCGGCGGCACCGGCCTTGGCCTGGCCATAGTCAAACATGTGCTGGTGCGCCACGGCGCCCACCTCAGCATCGACAGCCGGCCCGGCAAGGGCAGCACCTTCAGCTGCCATTTCCCCCCCGAGATGCTGGTCGACGCCGCCGATCGCCAGACCGAAACCGCCGGGTCGCACTAAAGGCTTAACGCAGGCGCAACTCCGGCGACTCGCCTTCCACCACAGGCGCATGCTCCTCTACCCAGTACAGAGTGGCGCCCACCACCGCCGCCGGCATCAGGATCAGGTTCAGCAGCGGCACCATCATGCCCAGCTGCACCAGACCACCAAAGCCGATCGATGTCAGGCGCTTCTCTTTTAGCAACAGCTTCATCTGCCCAAAGCTGACCTTGTTGTTGTCCATGGGATAATCGCAGTACTGGATCGACATCATCCAGGCACCGAACAGGAACCACAGCAGCGGCGACACCAGCCCCACCACCGGTACAAAGGTCAATACCAGCAGCAACAGCACCCGCGGCAGGTAATAGGCGATCTTGGCCAGCTCCCGCGCCAGGGTGCGCGGCACCAGCGCCAGCACGCCCCGCCAGCCCTCGTCAGCGCTGCGCACGCCGCGCAGGTTGCTCTCGACCTTCTCGGCCAGCAGGCCGTTAAAGGGTGCCGCAATCAGGTTCGCCACCAGGGTAAAGCTGTAATAGACCAGCACCAGCACCACCAGCGCCAGCAGCGGCCAGAGCAGATAACGCAGGAACGACAGCCATTCCCAGTCCGGTAACAGCTGTGTCAGCAGGTAATCGACCCAGCCATCAAACTGGCTCATCAGCAGCCAGATGGCGCCGCTGAACAGCAGCACATTCACCAGCAATGGAATCAGTACGAAATTGCGGATCGAGGGGTGGGGCAGCATTTTCAAGCCGCGCAGCAGATAGCCTGCGCCCTTTGCGGGGTTTCCTTTCATGACAGACCTTGCGTGATTGCACTTGGATGGCGGCCCGCGGCACTACTGGGCCCGGGCCTGCCCTGACGATGACGAGATTGTTAGCTGATATAAAACAGATAGCCCTTCAGCGCCACCGCCAGGATCATCATCAGCAGGGCAATGCGGTTGATGCGATTCTCGCCGGCATTGAAGGCAATGGTCGGCTGCCAGAACATCAGCAGTGAGCGGTAATCCCGGGTGCGCAGACCATAGAGCCCCAGCGACACCAGAAACAGGATAACTCCGCCCCAGAACAGCAGTTGTTCCAAAATTCCCAAATACACCATACTCTTGTTACCTGATAGCGGTTACGGGTTTGCACAGACACCAAGCCTAACAAATTCAAACCGCAAGAGCTGCAGTTGCCAGCTACCACTTTCGCCGCAGCCCCTCGCCCAGCAGGAGACTTTCATGAAAGCGATCCGCATTCACGCCTTTGGCGGCCCCGACGCCCTCAGCTATGAGGAAGTGCCGACCCCCACCATTCGCGACAACGAAGTACTGGTGCGCAACAAGGCGGCCGGCATCAATCCGATTGACTGGAAAACCTGCAGCGGCGGTGGTGCCGCCTCCTTTATTGGCAAGCTGCCCTTCATACCCGGGTGGGAGTTTGCCGGCGTGGTGGAACTGGTCGGAGCAGCGGTGGATGGTTTCAAGGTTGGCGATGAAGTCTTCGGTTTTATTCGCTTTCCGGAAGCGGCCGGCTGCTATGCCGAACACCTGGCGGCGCCGGCAAACCAGATCGCCCACAAGCCTGCGCAGATGTCATTCAGTGAAGGCGCGGGACTCGGTCTTGCAGGTCTTACCGCCTGGCAGGCGCTGTTCGACAAGGGCCAGCTCAGTGCCGGCCAGCAGGTGCTGGTACTGGCCGCCGCCGGCGGTGTGGGGCATCTGGCGGTGCAGCTGGCCAAGGCAGCCGGCGCCCAGGTGACGGGCTCCGCCTCGGCGGCCAACCATGAATACCTGCACAGCCTGGGCTGTGATGCGGTGATTGATTACCAAACGCAGGATGTGGGTCAGGCGCTGCAGGACATCGACCTGGTGATTGATGGCATGGGTGGTGAGGTTGGCATCAATGCCTTGCAGTGTCTGAAACCCGGCGGGCGCCTGGTCACCCTGCCCTCGGTTACCCTGGATGCGGTGGTGCGGGCCGCAGAAGCGGCCGGCGTTCAGGCAAGCGGCATCAGGGTGGAACCCAATGGCGCCCAGCTGGCAGAGCTGGCCAAGCGCTATGCCGAGGGCAACCTCAAGCTGACCCTGGCCGCCGAAGTCCCCCTGGCCGAAGCCCGTAGTGCCCATAAGCAGAGCGCCGGAGGCCATGTGCGCGGCAAGCTGATACTGACGGTGTGACAAGCCCCCAGTGAAGACTGGGCGTTACGGCGTCGGCGCATCGGCGGCAATGCCGCCACTGCATTCATACTGTTGCTGGCGCAGCAGCAGGCGGCAGCCTTCACCACGAATATCACCTTCCCAGCAGGTGTACTTGGCCCAGGACTTGTCATCTTCGGTGAGTTTGAGCCGGTATGCGGGGACTTGGTCGCAAAAACCCTCGGAGGGGGCCGCTGCAGCAAGGCAGGCCTTGAGAAAATAGTCATGCTGCAGGGTGCATTCAAAGCCAATGCAGCCATCGAAATCATCCAGAGTCCGGGTCAGGCAGGCCTGCTGATCATGGTTCTGGCCAAACAGCCGCCCCTGGGCCTGAAAGGTTTCCCGCGCATCGACCTGGCGGTCATTGAACTGCTCCAGCCACAGAGGACCGCGCAGCCAGATCCAGAGGCCCAGCACCAGCGTAATGAGGCCAAGCCCGATAAGGACTTTGCTGCGTGATTTCATAGTCAATCCGGTATTTCAAAAGTAGAAAGGGCTTCAGCTGCGCCGGGTGTACAGGCCGCCAAGACACAGGAACAGGCCCAGGGTAGATAGCAGCATGCCGCCGTTCACCAGCAACGGCTTGCGCGCGCTAAAGGGGACAAAGGCATGGTTGCCCACCGGGTCACAGGCCTCGGCGGCATAGTCGAAGGATCCGCCGGCATCGAGGCAGGCATCAATCAGCGACTGTTCCATCATGTAACCGACCATCATTCCGATCGCCGGCACCAGCAGCAGTAAAAGACCCAGTCGCAGCATCAGTCCTGATCACTAATGCCGATGTTGCTGAAGTCTTCATTGCGGCCCAGTTCGCGCAACTGCTTCACCAGTGCCGGATTGAAGGGGCCATCGGCTTCCAGCAATTCCAGCGCCGTGTCCACAAAGGCTTCCTCCTGCAACATCATGTCGTGGGTATTGATGAAGCGCACCAGCTCCTCGTCGGACATCTGATCGTCACCTTCGGTGACCTCGATATAGGACGCCACACACTCGCGGGACAGGTTCAGCACCGCCACGGCCTCGCTGGCGTCGTTGTCCAGAGTCGCGCTCAGGGTGGAGAACAGTGCCAGCACCGAATCCAGTGCAGGGGAGGCACCGTACATGTCAAAGGCATCAAGATCCGGCATATTGCTTTCGACCTTGTCCAGCTGTACCTCGAAGTTCATCTTGGCGCCACTGTTGGACAGGTGATCCCAGACCCCATTCAGAATCTGGCGCAACTGCTGGGCATCGCCAAACTCCGCCAGCCGCGAGAACAGCGCGAAGTTCGGAAACATGCGCTCGGACAGGGTGGCGCAAAACGCCGTCAACCGGACCTGCTCCAGTTCTGACAGGCGTGCTTCTATATCCAATTGATCACTCATTGATCTCTCCGCAGGTCGAGACAGTTTCGTAGGCCCTATTGTAAGGGTTTTACAGCAATTTGCAGTACGGGAAGTCATGACGCCCCTGTCTGATGCGGTTATATTAGTACCTCCTCGAATTGAATCGCGGTTATAACAAAAATGTCCTCATTCTCGTCGATCAATCGACTGGTCCAGATGCTGGATTGTTTCAGCGAATGGAGCGGCCGCATTATTTCCTGGCTAACGCTGTTCATGGTGCTGACGACCTTCGTGGTCGTGGTCATGCGCTACCTGTTCAACGTCGGCAACATCGCCGTACAGGAATCCATTATCTACATGCACAGCTTTGTCTTCCTGCTGGGCGCCGCCTACACCCTCAAGCATGACGGCCATGTGCGGGTGGACATTTTTTACCGTCCGCTGAGTGAGCGCGGCAAGGCCTGGATCAACCTGTTCGGCACTTTGGCGTTACTTATGCCGGTGTCCATTTTCATTCTGGTGATCTCCTGGGAATACGTTGCCACCTCCTGGGGCCAGCTCGAAGGTTCCCAGGAAGCCGGCGGTATTCCCTATCGCTACCTGCTCAAATCCACCCTGATCCTGATGCCCATCATGATGATCATGCAGGGCATCGCCGACCTCGGCCGCTGCCTGCTGGTACTGTGCGGACAGGGTCACCTGCTGCCATCTGACGAGGAACACGGTCTATGAGCGAACTTCTTCCCCTGTTCCTGTTTGCCGGTGCCATTATCGTTTTGCTGCTCGGCTACTCGGTCGCCTTTTCCCTCGCCGGTACCGGCCTGCTGTTTGCGGCCATTGGCGCCTGGACCGGCCACTTCGATGTGGTTTTCCTGGAGGCCATCCCCAACCGCCTGTTCGGCATAATGAACAATGAGGTGCTGATCGCAGTACCGCTGTTTGTGTTCATGGGGGTCATGCTGGAGAAATCCCGCATTGCCGAAGAGCTGCTGGATGCCATGGCATTGATGTTCGGCCCCATGCGGGCGGGCCTTGGTATCTCAGTCACCCTGGTGGGCATGCTGCTGGCCGCCAGCACCGGTATCGTTGGCGCTACAGTGGTGACCATGGGGCTGCTGTCGCTGCCCACCATGCTGCGCCGGGGCTATGACCCCAAGGTAGCGACGGGCATCATCTGCGCCTCCGGCACCCTGGGACAGATCATTCCGCCGTCCATCGTGCTGGTACTGCTGGGGGATGTTATTTCATCGGCCTACCAGCAGGCGCAGATCGACCAGGGCATGTTTTCGCCTGAAACCGTCACCGTGGGTGACCTCTTCCTCGGCGCCCTGATTCCCGGCCTGATCCTGGTTCTGGCCTATATCCTCTATCTGTTGTTCAAGGCCGTGGTGGATCCCAAAAGCGTGCCGGCCATCCCCCAGGCAGAGCGCGATGCGGTGGATGACCTCACAGCCCGCGTACTCAAGGCACTAGTACCCCCAATCCTGCTGATCGGTCTGGTACTGGGCTCCATTCTGGGCGGCTTCGCCACGCCCACAGAGGCGGCCTCGGTCGGGGCTGTCGGCGCCATTGCGCTCAGCATGATGCGCGGCAACTTCAGCTATACCGTGCTAAAGCAGGTGATGAAGTCCACCACCGAAGTCAGCTCCATGGTGTTTATCATCCTGGTGGGCGCATCCATCTTCTCGCTGGTATTCCGCGGCTACGGCGGTGATGACCTGGTGCGGGACTTCCTTACCGACCTGCCCGGCGGCGTCTTCGGCGCCATGGCTATCGTCATGCTGGTGATCTTCCTGCTTGGCTTCTTCCTCGACTTTATCGAGATTACCTTTGTGGTCGTGCCCATAGTGGCGCCGATTCTGCTCACCATGGGGCTGGACCCGGTCTGGCTCGGCATCATGATCGCCATCAACCTGCAGACCTCCTTCCTGACGCCGCCCTTTGGCTTCGCGCTCTTTTACCTGCGCGGCGTAGCACCGGAGTCGGTCTCGACCATGCAGATATACCGCGGCGTAATACCCTTCATCCTGATACAGCTGGTGGTCCTCAGCCTGCTGGCGTACTGGCCGGCCCTGGCCACCTGGCTGCCGGAAGTGGTGTACGGCTAATGTGTACGGGTGTAGCGCAGCGAAACCCATCAACCGGCCAGCCCATCACCGGCGGCTGATTGTTGGGCTATGGCATCGTTGGGTTACGCCCCATCGGGGCTGCACCCGTTCATCCTGAACATGCACCACTCCTTCGCGTCCCTGCGACCGTGGTATGACCGCCATGGATGGCGGAAATCCTAACATTGCAGGAGCTAATGTCAGGGCCCGTTCATCCTGAACATGCACCACTCCTTCGCGTCCCTGCGGCCGTGGTATACCGTTCATCCTGAACATAAAAAAGGCCGACATTGCTGTCGGCCTTTTTATACGCGTAAAACTTAAAGAGAGCGTGCGTTCAGGTAAGCCTGCTCGGAAACGGCGTGCCATTTCTTCGCCTGGTCGCGGAATTTAACGAAGGAGTCGAACACCTTTTTGGTGATCTCGTCCTGCGCGGCTTCTTCTGCAATCACTTCGTCGGACAGATCGCGCAGCTTCTTCAGCACGTCGTCCGGGAAACGACGCAGATCCACGTTCTGCTCGTTAACCAGTTGCTCCAGGGCCTGGTTGTTCTTGGCGGTGAAGTCCGCCAGCATATCCTGGTTGGCGATACGGATGGCCGTACGCACGATGAGCTGAAGCTCTTCGGGCAGTGCTTCCAGCGCTTCCTTGTTGATCATGCATTCCAGCGTAGTGCCTGGCTCATGCCAACCCGGGTAGTAGTAGTACTTGGCGGCCTTGTGCAGACCGAAGGCCATGTCGTTGTAAGGACCGACCCACTCGGTGGCATCGATGGCACCGGATTGCAGTGACGGGAAGATTTCGCCGCCCGGCAGCAGTACCGGAGTACCGCCGGCGCGCTTGAGCACTTCGCCGCCCAGACCCGGAATACGCATTTTCAGGCCTTCGAGGTCACCAACACTGTTGATTTCCTTGTTGAACCAGCCGCCCATCTGCACGCCCGTGTTACCGGCAGCGCCCGGCACCAGGCCAAAGGGTGCGTAGACTTCTTCCCACAGCTCCATGCCGCCACCGTGGTACAGCCAGGAGTTCATTTCCTGTGCGGTCAGGCCGAAAGGCACCGCCGCAAAGAATTGCGCCGCGCTGCTTTTACCCTTCCAGTAGTAGGATGCGCCATGGCCGAGCTGCGCCGTGCCGCGGGATACGGCGTCAAATACCTCCAGGGCACCGACCAGTTCGCCGGCACCGTAAACCTTAACCTCGATTCGACCATTGCTGAGCTTGCCGATCAGCTCCGCCAGATAATTTGCGCCGGTACCCAGCCCCGGGAAATTCTTCGGCCAGGTGGTGACCATTTTCCATTTGTGTTCTGGTGCCGCCTGCGCGACTCCTGATACCAGAGTGCCTGCTGCCAGAGTAGCCGCACCCGCTCCTTGTAGGAATTGACGACGTTTCACAGAGCCTTCCCCGCTGTTTTGCATTATTCGGAATTTTTATTTGCAATTCAAAAAGGTAGCACGCACCTGCAGAAGCTGCAACGCGGTTTTCATCGCCGGCATGGCGCATTTGATATGGCGGCCGATCGTAGTTAAATAGGATCGCTGTCACATTCATTGCTATAATTGCCGCCTTGCCAAGTAGTTGTTCGAAAAAGAGAAAAGCCTTGCACCCCCTCAACCTGCTGAAAATGATCGCAGATGCACGCCCCAAGCTGCGCAAGTCCGAGCAGAAGGTGGCTGACTACGTCCTGGCAAAGCCCAGTGACGTCATTCAT from Marinobacterium aestuarii includes these protein-coding regions:
- the phoU gene encoding phosphate signaling complex protein PhoU; translated protein: MEYEKDGYSTHISQQFNEDLEQIRTELLTMGGMVERQVQDSIEALLNGDSDLAERSLRGDKQTNDMELMIDEHCTRIIARRQPAASDLRMIMAISRAVVDLERIGDESTRISRQAIELVKGGESPRGYQEIRHIGSLVRVMVRDVLTAFARSDINLAYQVAKQDKAVDQEYRSAMRSLATYMMEDPRSISSVLNVIWVLRSLERIGDHVCNLAEHLVYLVSGTDVRHQSLQEMRRTVREETDAPDDDDDT
- a CDS encoding DUF1415 domain-containing protein, which gives rise to MNEKTTELSAEQVRALTERWVEVMVVGENLCPFAAAVLKREQLRFAVSQACSAEAVARDFLQELALIQQAPEEEIATTLLILPTALGDFYDYLDALAQCEALIAEAGLEGVFQLASFHPRYRFGGVPADDISHWTNRSPYPMFHLLREGQMSRVLAHYPDPDAIPERNIAHLRALGREGLIRLFPPFADYCC
- a CDS encoding chorismate--pyruvate lyase family protein, giving the protein MTPAQALTRNHFPARWRAFRRPSRLAAPQPWRNWLQDRGSLTKRLTRASHGQFSVRLVRLGYARPTRSEARALGMPPRRQALIREVQLLGQGEPWVYARSVFPIDTLSGPQRQLRGVGSRSLGTLLFSDLSMQREPLQIGQLRLHGSDPLWARRSVFRLANKPLLVCEVFLPALRHVEYPRYRSHNG
- the ubiA gene encoding 4-hydroxybenzoate octaprenyltransferase; translation: MHQPPASQSLFEHLRDRLDAYIQLSRVNKPIGIYLLLWPTFWALWIAADGVPPLDILLIFAAGVVLTRAGGCVINDFADRKVDGHVKRTQARPIPSGRVSSREALYLFAVLMILAFILVLYTNYTTVLMSFGGLLLAFCYPFMKRYTHLPQVVLGAAFSWAIPMAFTALEAELMPNAWLLFLANLLWTVAYDTYYAMVDRDDDLKIGVKSTAILFGDADRLIIGLLQGLSLLCLVLVGQNLGLGAWYYGGLVAAAGFFVYQAWLARTRMRDACFRAFLNNHYAGLVIFIGLAADYGLGTGA
- the phoB gene encoding phosphate regulon transcriptional regulator PhoB, yielding MSAAKRVLIVDDEAPIREMIAVALEMAGYECLEADNARDAHELVVDSPPDLVLLDWMMPGMTGIEFARRLRKDALTAEIPIIMLTAKGEEDSKVKGLEAGVDDYITKPFSPRELVARLKTVLRRTTPKGVEEPVSVDGLMLDPISHRVTSDDKPIELGPTEFRLLQFFMTHQDRAYSRSQLLDMVWGGNVYVEERTVDVHIRRLRKALTERHDYLVQTVRGTGYRFSSQVA
- the phoR gene encoding phosphate regulon sensor histidine kinase PhoR encodes the protein MQNTQHAMFVSLCLSALAGASAGLLFGLPAWGATAGLLGWGSYQIRQFQKLQTWLQRNDGTAPPEATGYWGELLDELARTQKTDRGREQSLQAIIRRFQQSSAALQDGIVIVDRNNNLEWWNRSADKLLGLKASSDRGKPVINLLRDPRFIRYFRKGQYAEPLELPSPVNSDLHLQYQITSFGEGDRLLVARDITRLRRLEQTRQDFVANASHELRTPLTVIRGYVETFMDQDLPRPLARAMGQMQTQAIRMESLVNDLLLLSRLESSNHIADEHQIQLRPMLEQIHQDAQVLTQTQQKDHAISLQLDSDFDLAGQELELHSAFSNLVFNAVRYTPARGRIALRWWTDASGGHFSVSDDGIGIDSIHIPRLTERFYRVDESRSSSSGGTGLGLAIVKHVLVRHGAHLSIDSRPGKGSTFSCHFPPEMLVDAADRQTETAGSH
- the cysZ gene encoding sulfate transporter CysZ, with the translated sequence MKGNPAKGAGYLLRGLKMLPHPSIRNFVLIPLLVNVLLFSGAIWLLMSQFDGWVDYLLTQLLPDWEWLSFLRYLLWPLLALVVLVLVYYSFTLVANLIAAPFNGLLAEKVESNLRGVRSADEGWRGVLALVPRTLARELAKIAYYLPRVLLLLVLTFVPVVGLVSPLLWFLFGAWMMSIQYCDYPMDNNKVSFGQMKLLLKEKRLTSIGFGGLVQLGMMVPLLNLILMPAAVVGATLYWVEEHAPVVEGESPELRLR
- a CDS encoding NADP-dependent oxidoreductase, which encodes MKAIRIHAFGGPDALSYEEVPTPTIRDNEVLVRNKAAGINPIDWKTCSGGGAASFIGKLPFIPGWEFAGVVELVGAAVDGFKVGDEVFGFIRFPEAAGCYAEHLAAPANQIAHKPAQMSFSEGAGLGLAGLTAWQALFDKGQLSAGQQVLVLAAAGGVGHLAVQLAKAAGAQVTGSASAANHEYLHSLGCDAVIDYQTQDVGQALQDIDLVIDGMGGEVGINALQCLKPGGRLVTLPSVTLDAVVRAAEAAGVQASGIRVEPNGAQLAELAKRYAEGNLKLTLAAEVPLAEARSAHKQSAGGHVRGKLILTV
- a CDS encoding YjaG family protein, with translation MSDQLDIEARLSELEQVRLTAFCATLSERMFPNFALFSRLAEFGDAQQLRQILNGVWDHLSNSGAKMNFEVQLDKVESNMPDLDAFDMYGASPALDSVLALFSTLSATLDNDASEAVAVLNLSRECVASYIEVTEGDDQMSDEELVRFINTHDMMLQEEAFVDTALELLEADGPFNPALVKQLRELGRNEDFSNIGISDQD
- a CDS encoding TRAP transporter small permease subunit, encoding MSSFSSINRLVQMLDCFSEWSGRIISWLTLFMVLTTFVVVVMRYLFNVGNIAVQESIIYMHSFVFLLGAAYTLKHDGHVRVDIFYRPLSERGKAWINLFGTLALLMPVSIFILVISWEYVATSWGQLEGSQEAGGIPYRYLLKSTLILMPIMMIMQGIADLGRCLLVLCGQGHLLPSDEEHGL